The proteins below come from a single Streptomyces sp. B3I8 genomic window:
- a CDS encoding EF-hand domain-containing protein: MVLALGEGLPGAWALLLPHRFYDAFPLPGHPWVALFPPYNEHLVRDFGGAVLALAVVLGLAACVPQPWLVRGAAVGLLAFSAPHLVYHGAHFGRSSAAEVPTQAVSLALPLVLAGIALATTAPKTPVTPKTPVPPKERGLTMPPTVQEERLQRRFELWDRDGDGRIDRGDWEHEARRILASFDESPTSDKGQALLDAYLGMWNYLAGHAELGPNGSLDRQAFQDLADRQILARGQSGFDEVVRPTITSILDLCDKDGDGHVSPREFRLWIRATGADESTADTAFRAIDANDDGQLSVEELVQAVHKYHAGELDVALL; encoded by the coding sequence GTGGTCCTGGCGCTCGGTGAAGGACTGCCGGGCGCGTGGGCGCTGCTGCTGCCGCACCGCTTCTACGACGCCTTCCCGCTCCCGGGCCACCCCTGGGTGGCACTGTTCCCGCCCTACAACGAGCATCTGGTGCGCGACTTCGGCGGCGCCGTGCTCGCGCTGGCGGTGGTGCTCGGCCTGGCCGCCTGCGTTCCGCAGCCCTGGCTGGTGCGGGGCGCCGCCGTCGGACTGCTCGCCTTCTCCGCTCCCCATCTCGTCTACCACGGCGCGCACTTCGGCCGCTCGTCCGCGGCCGAGGTGCCGACCCAGGCCGTCTCGCTCGCGCTGCCCCTCGTTCTCGCGGGGATCGCGCTGGCGACGACGGCCCCGAAAACCCCAGTGACGCCAAAAACTCCGGTACCTCCGAAAGAAAGAGGACTCACCATGCCCCCCACCGTCCAGGAAGAGCGACTCCAGCGGCGCTTCGAGCTGTGGGACCGCGACGGCGACGGCAGGATCGACCGCGGCGACTGGGAGCACGAGGCCCGCCGCATCCTCGCGTCGTTCGACGAGTCGCCGACGTCGGACAAGGGCCAGGCCCTCCTCGATGCCTACCTCGGGATGTGGAACTACCTCGCCGGCCACGCCGAGCTCGGCCCGAACGGATCCCTTGACCGGCAGGCGTTCCAGGACCTGGCCGACCGCCAGATCCTCGCCCGGGGACAGTCGGGCTTCGACGAGGTGGTGCGGCCCACCATCACCTCCATCCTCGACCTGTGCGACAAGGACGGCGACGGGCACGTCAGTCCCAGGGAGTTCAGGCTCTGGATCAGGGCCACCGGCGCCGACGAGTCCACCGCCGACACGGCGTTCCGGGCCATCGACGCCAACGACGACGGGCAGCTCAGCGTCGAGGAACTGGTGCAGGCCGTGCACAAGTACCACGCGGGCGAGCTCGACGTCGCCCTGCTCTGA
- a CDS encoding EF-hand domain-containing protein — translation MPLTGTQRKRLEQRFDLYDTNEDGRIDRADLEREAQRIVRAFGEHESSPRAQALLHAYPQMFDYLVARADLAAGSAMTKEQFVDIAAREMLQHGAAGFGKVLRPSIRAMVDLCDTDGDGEVSPDEFGTWLEAISGDIDAVRAFEEIDANGDGRLSVDELVTAVGHYHEGKQDAPLLGV, via the coding sequence ATGCCACTCACCGGCACTCAGAGGAAGCGGCTGGAACAGCGCTTCGACCTCTACGACACCAATGAGGACGGTCGCATCGACCGCGCGGATCTCGAACGCGAGGCCCAGCGCATCGTGCGGGCCTTCGGGGAGCACGAGAGCTCGCCCCGGGCCCAGGCACTGCTGCACGCGTACCCGCAGATGTTCGACTACCTCGTGGCGCGGGCCGACCTCGCCGCGGGGTCGGCCATGACGAAGGAGCAGTTCGTCGACATCGCCGCGCGGGAGATGCTCCAGCACGGGGCGGCCGGTTTCGGCAAGGTGCTGCGTCCCAGCATCCGCGCCATGGTCGACCTGTGCGACACCGACGGCGACGGGGAGGTCAGCCCCGACGAGTTCGGCACGTGGCTCGAGGCCATCAGCGGCGACATCGACGCGGTGCGGGCCTTCGAGGAGATCGACGCCAACGGCGACGGCCGGCTGAGCGTGGACGAGCTGGTGACGGCGGTCGGCCACTACCACGAGGGCAAGCAGGACGCTCCCCTCCTCGGCGTCTGA
- a CDS encoding UbiA family prenyltransferase produces the protein MTSDFRIGDSPANDFEIGESRARDLRDGDSPANDSPANDSPVNGSPAGRSPAAAPPAENRLGAYARLGKLDVYDYYPAVAVALSALVPPAGRPVPGALTASALFLCGSVFVIMAMVALDDVTGYRDGSDIANYGPDDPLRNKRRKPLVSGELTVPQALAFARVTAAAGALLWTGATLAAPYRPLWTLGLLAALFVVSLQYSYGLRISYHGFQEAFICGLGVGMVMATYGLAAGRFSGFLLVQAVLFGFGPLMFGVYSNTNDIPGDRAVGRPTVAALTSPRGNALFVGALSAAEFLLGVSACATGLAPWWFVPLMLPVTALRTHQYLVGFRTGDVMRARRIGFRAHRVGFVLLIAANLLAGAEATA, from the coding sequence GTGACCAGTGATTTCCGTATCGGTGATTCCCCGGCCAATGATTTTGAAATCGGTGAATCCCGGGCCAGGGATTTACGTGATGGTGATTCCCCGGCCAACGATTCCCCGGCCAACGATTCCCCGGTCAACGGTTCACCGGCCGGGCGCTCCCCGGCCGCGGCCCCGCCGGCCGAGAACCGGCTTGGCGCCTACGCCCGGCTGGGCAAGCTCGACGTCTACGACTACTACCCGGCGGTCGCCGTGGCGCTGTCGGCGCTCGTGCCGCCGGCCGGCCGGCCGGTCCCCGGGGCGCTCACGGCCTCGGCCCTGTTCCTGTGCGGCTCGGTCTTCGTGATCATGGCGATGGTCGCCCTCGACGACGTCACCGGCTACCGCGACGGCAGCGACATCGCCAACTACGGGCCCGACGACCCCCTGCGCAACAAACGCCGCAAACCCCTGGTCTCCGGCGAGCTGACGGTTCCTCAGGCGCTCGCCTTCGCCCGGGTCACCGCGGCCGCGGGCGCCCTCCTGTGGACCGGCGCCACTCTGGCCGCCCCGTACCGGCCCCTGTGGACGCTGGGGCTGCTCGCCGCCCTGTTCGTGGTGTCGCTGCAGTACTCCTACGGCCTGAGGATCAGCTACCACGGCTTCCAGGAGGCCTTCATCTGCGGACTGGGCGTCGGCATGGTGATGGCCACCTACGGGCTCGCCGCCGGCCGCTTCTCCGGGTTCCTGCTCGTGCAGGCTGTGCTGTTCGGCTTCGGTCCACTGATGTTCGGCGTCTACTCCAACACCAACGACATCCCCGGCGACCGCGCCGTCGGCCGCCCCACCGTGGCCGCCCTCACCTCCCCCCGCGGCAACGCCCTCTTCGTCGGGGCGCTGTCCGCCGCCGAGTTCCTGCTCGGCGTGAGCGCCTGTGCCACCGGCCTCGCCCCCTGGTGGTTCGTACCGCTGATGCTGCCCGTGACCGCCCTGCGGACCCACCAGTACCTCGTCGGCTTCCGCACCGGGGACGTCATGCGGGCCCGCCGGATCGGCTTCCGCGCGCACCGCGTCGGCTTCGTCCTGCTGATCGCCGCCAACCTCCTGGCCGGCGCGGAGGCCACCGCATGA
- a CDS encoding NAD(P)/FAD-dependent oxidoreductase, translating into MSPDLDVAVIGAGVAGLTTAHELRRAGLQVRVFEDRPYVGGRTHSFRHDGYTIDEGAEQIPTHGYGATWELLARLGVTAREVPRIGRAIGVWRDGRAHPGVADPSALLTGAGLSPRARVDLARFLAWTARHRRALDGDHPEHTPAGDRTVARFARRYHRDLHDYLLQPVAGCFFGWDTARSAAAPLLGLMRSVGPVSTWRTYHDGMDLLARRLADGLDVATARPVHEVVTEGDSVRLRVPGGTVTARAAVLCVPAPVAARLHGTAPEDERAYLTACTFTPTLKVSCLLDRPLAPASPTPLYALLTPDAEDDTLSGILVDHAKHPGRAPAGKGLLTLMADPRRIPALRGASERETTELLVKAATRYVPGLRDAARRHFVHRFTHGLPEATPEALHHRAAFLARPARPVEYAGDWVMLRPAGEAAVRSGALAASRVLSRLRPAPTTVRTARPAVPAPRSEVRETA; encoded by the coding sequence ATGAGCCCCGACCTCGACGTGGCCGTGATCGGCGCGGGCGTCGCCGGCCTGACCACCGCGCACGAACTGCGGCGCGCCGGGCTCCAGGTGCGCGTCTTCGAGGACCGGCCGTACGTGGGCGGCCGCACGCACTCCTTCCGGCACGACGGCTACACCATCGACGAGGGCGCCGAACAGATCCCCACCCACGGCTACGGCGCCACCTGGGAACTGCTCGCCCGGCTCGGCGTCACCGCTCGGGAGGTGCCCCGCATCGGCAGGGCCATCGGCGTGTGGCGGGACGGCCGCGCCCACCCCGGCGTCGCCGACCCCTCCGCGCTCCTGACCGGCGCCGGGCTCTCCCCGCGCGCCCGCGTCGACCTCGCCCGCTTCCTGGCCTGGACCGCACGGCACCGCCGTGCTCTCGACGGCGACCACCCCGAGCACACCCCCGCGGGCGACCGCACCGTCGCCCGGTTCGCCCGCCGCTACCACCGGGACCTGCACGACTACCTGCTCCAGCCCGTCGCCGGGTGCTTCTTCGGGTGGGACACCGCCCGCTCCGCCGCCGCACCCCTGCTCGGCCTGATGCGCTCCGTGGGACCCGTCTCCACCTGGCGGACCTACCACGACGGCATGGACCTCCTCGCCCGCCGGCTGGCCGACGGCCTCGACGTCGCCACCGCCCGCCCCGTCCACGAGGTCGTCACCGAGGGCGACTCGGTCCGGCTGCGCGTCCCCGGCGGCACCGTCACCGCCCGCGCGGCCGTCCTCTGCGTCCCCGCACCCGTGGCCGCACGACTGCACGGCACCGCGCCCGAGGACGAACGCGCCTACCTCACCGCGTGCACCTTCACCCCCACCCTCAAGGTGAGCTGTCTCCTCGACCGGCCCCTCGCCCCCGCCTCACCCACCCCCCTGTACGCGCTCCTCACACCCGACGCCGAGGACGACACGCTCTCCGGCATCCTCGTCGACCACGCCAAACACCCCGGCCGGGCACCCGCCGGCAAGGGACTTCTCACCCTCATGGCCGACCCGCGCCGCATCCCCGCACTGCGCGGCGCCTCCGAGCGGGAGACCACCGAACTGCTCGTCAAGGCGGCCACCCGCTACGTCCCCGGTCTGCGGGACGCCGCCCGTCGCCACTTCGTACACCGCTTCACCCACGGCCTGCCCGAGGCCACCCCCGAGGCCCTGCACCACCGGGCCGCCTTCCTGGCCAGGCCCGCCCGCCCGGTGGAGTACGCCGGCGACTGGGTCATGCTGCGCCCCGCCGGCGAGGCCGCCGTCCGCTCCGGAGCACTCGCCGCCTCCCGCGTCCTGAGCCGGCTGCGCCCCGCCCCCACCACCGTCCGCACGGCCCGGCCGGCCGTCCCCGCACCGAGGAGCGAGGTACGTGAAACCGCGTGA
- a CDS encoding AMP-binding protein codes for MGVLFDECAARGTRTTVHLDRPFDLAPDRGTRWTVPELAALVRETAGMLTAAGVRPGDRVAVVKENHWDYDLLACAAVRVGAVPAQLSARLPGQALVTLLTRLTPALLVTSAQVLARARREDTDPTAAATTTLVLDAGIDADLPGTLRPDDVRGHPAPAPVRRGEDLPLIVNHTSGTTGVPKLVTHSTRTLVGELARFESVRYPRIGVRRDDTLLNANSFAHGRTFCWTGSALCLAPAKIVIVTGQDPDLADPLLRAHPPTLVEATPATYVRFRPLTERLHNPFRDVRLYASTYDAVHPPTVRAYLTASRHRAPLWMQGWGQTETGPLTFRFHTRASTDEGRGPGSRNLGRPVPVRTRLRVVDPDTFRPVPRGRPGLVLARTRARALGYVGEEARWSAKRLGAWWNTGDIGVLRRDGSVELLDREVDHGSGLSCLRAEDVLEERLPWALECLVLTGADGPPLPVVVTADGRLDADGWRTATRGLPPLAAPVALTWEQVPRTDTGKVRRTALLRQLTGTAGTGGSGRWT; via the coding sequence ATGGGCGTCCTGTTCGACGAGTGCGCCGCCCGGGGCACCCGCACCACCGTCCACCTCGACCGCCCCTTCGACCTCGCCCCCGACCGCGGCACCCGCTGGACCGTTCCCGAACTCGCCGCGCTGGTACGGGAGACGGCGGGCATGCTGACCGCCGCAGGGGTCCGCCCCGGCGACCGGGTTGCCGTCGTCAAGGAGAACCACTGGGACTACGACCTGCTGGCCTGCGCCGCCGTCCGCGTCGGCGCCGTGCCCGCGCAACTGTCCGCCCGCCTGCCCGGGCAGGCACTGGTCACGCTCCTCACCCGGCTCACCCCGGCCCTCCTCGTCACCTCCGCCCAGGTCCTCGCACGCGCCCGCCGCGAGGACACCGACCCGACCGCCGCGGCCACCACCACCCTCGTCCTGGACGCCGGCATCGACGCGGACCTGCCGGGCACCCTCCGCCCCGACGACGTACGCGGCCACCCCGCGCCGGCGCCCGTCCGCAGGGGCGAGGACCTGCCGCTGATCGTCAACCACACCTCCGGCACCACCGGCGTGCCCAAACTCGTCACCCACTCCACCCGCACCCTCGTCGGCGAACTGGCCCGCTTCGAGAGCGTCCGCTACCCCCGCATCGGTGTGCGGCGCGACGACACCCTGCTCAACGCCAACTCCTTCGCCCACGGGCGGACGTTCTGCTGGACCGGGAGCGCGCTCTGCCTGGCCCCCGCGAAGATCGTCATCGTCACCGGGCAGGACCCCGACCTCGCCGACCCACTGCTGCGCGCCCACCCGCCCACCCTCGTCGAGGCGACACCCGCCACCTACGTCCGCTTCCGGCCACTGACCGAGCGGCTGCACAACCCGTTCCGCGACGTCCGCCTCTACGCCAGCACCTACGACGCCGTGCACCCGCCCACCGTCCGGGCCTACCTCACCGCCAGCCGGCACCGGGCCCCGCTGTGGATGCAGGGCTGGGGCCAGACCGAGACCGGCCCGCTCACCTTCCGGTTCCACACCCGGGCGAGCACCGACGAGGGCCGCGGCCCCGGCAGCCGCAACCTCGGCCGGCCGGTGCCGGTCAGGACCCGGCTGCGGGTGGTCGACCCCGACACCTTCCGGCCCGTACCCCGGGGCCGGCCCGGTCTCGTCCTGGCCCGTACCCGGGCCCGCGCCCTCGGCTACGTCGGCGAGGAGGCCCGCTGGTCCGCGAAGCGGCTCGGCGCCTGGTGGAACACCGGCGACATCGGCGTCCTCCGACGGGACGGCAGCGTGGAACTCCTCGACCGCGAGGTCGACCACGGGTCCGGACTGAGCTGCCTGCGGGCCGAGGACGTGCTGGAGGAGCGGCTGCCGTGGGCACTGGAGTGCCTCGTCCTTACCGGCGCCGACGGCCCGCCCCTGCCCGTCGTCGTCACCGCCGACGGCCGCCTGGACGCGGACGGCTGGCGGACCGCGACGCGCGGTCTGCCGCCGCTGGCCGCCCCCGTCGCGCTCACCTGGGAGCAGGTCCCGCGCACCGACACCGGCAAGGTCCGCCGCACCGCCCTGCTGCGGCAGCTCACCGGCACGGCCGGCACCGGCGGCTCCGGCCGCTGGACCTGA
- a CDS encoding methyltransferase, translated as MLAHLVEDPGYVFDNDSVHSREQHRCLAEAYDADTFARLAETGVTRGWRCLEIGSGGGSVARWLADRVAPDGEVVATDVKPHHIPARPGLTALRHDVVTDPLPKAAFDLVVARLVLQHVPERLAVLDKLARSLKPGGRLQIEEFDTSYEPPLLTPDEESARLYETFLATKSAVMRAGGGDPEWGRRVPAAMRAAGLVDIDVRPRIELRTADSPGLRLQLHHTHHLRDKLLAAGLTDEQLDRVRALMRDPGFRAASSVMYSVQARRPPADGEGGR; from the coding sequence ATGCTCGCACACCTGGTCGAGGACCCCGGCTACGTCTTCGACAACGACAGCGTGCACAGCCGCGAACAGCACCGCTGCCTCGCCGAGGCCTACGACGCCGACACCTTCGCCCGGCTCGCGGAGACCGGGGTCACGCGCGGCTGGCGCTGTCTGGAGATCGGCTCGGGTGGCGGCAGCGTCGCCCGCTGGCTCGCCGACCGTGTCGCCCCGGACGGCGAGGTCGTCGCCACCGACGTCAAACCCCACCACATCCCGGCACGTCCCGGCCTGACCGCCCTGCGCCACGACGTGGTCACCGACCCGCTCCCCAAAGCCGCCTTCGACCTCGTCGTCGCCCGCCTCGTCCTGCAGCACGTACCCGAACGGCTCGCCGTCCTGGACAAGTTGGCGCGGTCGCTCAAACCCGGTGGCCGGCTCCAGATCGAGGAGTTCGACACCTCCTACGAACCGCCGCTGCTCACCCCGGACGAGGAGTCGGCACGTCTGTACGAGACGTTCCTGGCCACGAAGAGCGCCGTCATGCGGGCCGGCGGCGGGGACCCGGAATGGGGGCGCCGGGTGCCCGCCGCGATGCGCGCCGCCGGACTCGTCGACATCGACGTCAGGCCCCGTATCGAGCTGCGCACCGCCGACTCGCCCGGTCTGCGGCTGCAGCTCCACCACACCCACCACCTGCGGGACAAGCTGCTGGCGGCCGGCCTGACGGACGAACAACTGGACCGTGTACGGGCGTTGATGCGCGACCCCGGCTTCCGGGCCGCCTCCAGCGTCATGTACTCGGTACAGGCCCGCCGCCCCCCGGCCGACGGCGAGGGCGGCCGATGA
- a CDS encoding CoA transferase: protein MTHPAPTGPPVAARVAGDLLALTGTPDAAVVACDIDWAGPLALALPEERAVQAACGLMHVHGRAGGAPAPLAVDYASTVAGVLAAQGVTAALLARARGAATRAVRTSVAQGALIAVAQYLAAATAGEERVAVSSGVGEPGSSTAEGRAPSPGAGDRAAHLHTPAPDDAPPGDPGAQPPGAGRAGAAGARKPTGTPGLISADGIRIELEALDAEPWIAFWRQLGAPSDAVRQGWRTFQTRFATAVRPLPPALAETVHRTPFTALCAAATASGASLLAVREDPAPPTAVPPWTLTPLAPGSAATPRPTTPTAPAEPLAGLRVVESTRRVQGPLAGHVLRLLGAEVVRVEPPGGDPMRGIPPLADGCSARFGALNAGKTVVEADITTTAGRARVRDLVRDADVFLHNWAPGKAAHLRLDADDLARVSPALVYARASGWGEALGPRPPLGTDYLVQAHSGLAAALRPADEPPAPSLMTLTDVLGGLVCAQAVLAALLERLRTGRGQRADSSLYSAAALVPRGKRRARWGPYDRPLATGDGHLWLGPEARAHPERVAPRAGRRSHGRPRRARPHPSRRRTAAPAGGGRRPRDPCVRRPRGPRPRPPLRSRARYRRVRLPPCPLGVRMRRAWRSAAGVEIRDLVPAALRRTWVARGHCPDRDLYSLFAAHVRAHPTRTAVVDAAGALDYARLDADVRHLAGRLAEQGLGARDIIAVRVPNGRRAVAAELAVAALGAVALPYPPGHGSRGPASLLARSRARAVIVEHARDAVPDAHLPHLEAVFSWGEPAHPKGVRLTAPAREPFRPRPVDAEAPARILVSSGSEAEPKMVAYSHNAMAGGRAAYLRALSCGDPDGMRNLVLVPLASSFGSLGTSVTVAALGATLLVQDAPDAREALRMLTTHRPTHVFGVPTMLRRLAEQPPPPDEDLSGLRALVSSGAALPEATAALCARRFGRPVVTVYGSSDGVNCHTAATGLSPETGTGLPDPAVTDIRVTPGTGEILARGPMTPLCYVAAPDLDSRYRTPGGWVRTGDRGRLDAHGRLHVLGRLRQMVVRGGYTISPAEVEQALAGHPSVAETACVGVPDEELGERLCACVREPPGAPAVTLEDLTDFLETACGLERRKLPELLLRVPEMPLGPTGKVCRPTLARLAATRATRPGVPHTGEHEQV, encoded by the coding sequence ATGACGCATCCCGCGCCCACCGGACCGCCCGTGGCCGCACGGGTCGCCGGGGACCTGCTCGCCCTGACCGGCACGCCGGACGCCGCCGTGGTCGCCTGCGACATCGACTGGGCCGGCCCACTGGCCCTCGCCCTCCCCGAGGAACGCGCCGTGCAGGCCGCCTGCGGCCTCATGCACGTCCACGGCCGGGCGGGCGGCGCTCCCGCCCCGCTCGCCGTGGACTACGCGTCCACCGTGGCGGGCGTACTCGCCGCACAGGGCGTGACCGCGGCCCTGCTCGCCCGGGCGCGGGGCGCGGCGACACGCGCGGTCCGCACGTCGGTCGCCCAGGGCGCGCTGATCGCCGTCGCCCAGTACCTGGCGGCGGCGACGGCGGGGGAGGAGCGGGTGGCGGTGAGCAGCGGTGTGGGGGAACCGGGTTCGTCGACGGCTGAGGGGCGTGCCCCTTCCCCGGGCGCGGGCGACCGCGCGGCGCACCTCCACACCCCCGCACCCGACGACGCGCCCCCGGGGGATCCGGGGGCACAGCCCCCGGGGGCGGGAAGGGCAGGGGCGGCGGGGGCGAGAAAACCCACGGGTACCCCCGGCCTCATCTCCGCCGACGGCATCCGCATCGAACTCGAAGCCCTGGACGCCGAGCCCTGGATCGCCTTCTGGCGGCAACTGGGCGCACCGTCGGACGCCGTCCGACAAGGCTGGCGCACCTTCCAGACACGCTTCGCCACCGCCGTCCGCCCCCTCCCACCCGCCCTCGCCGAAACCGTCCACCGCACCCCGTTCACCGCACTGTGCGCGGCGGCGACCGCGTCCGGAGCGAGTCTGCTGGCCGTACGGGAGGACCCCGCACCCCCGACCGCCGTCCCACCCTGGACACTCACCCCACTCGCCCCGGGCAGCGCCGCCACCCCCCGCCCCACCACGCCCACGGCCCCCGCCGAGCCCCTCGCCGGACTCCGCGTCGTCGAGTCGACCCGACGGGTCCAGGGCCCCCTCGCCGGACACGTCCTGCGCCTGCTCGGCGCGGAGGTCGTCCGCGTCGAGCCCCCCGGCGGCGACCCGATGCGCGGCATCCCACCCCTGGCCGACGGATGCTCGGCCCGGTTCGGCGCCCTCAACGCGGGCAAGACCGTCGTCGAGGCCGACATCACCACGACGGCCGGCCGCGCGCGGGTGCGCGACCTGGTCCGCGACGCCGACGTCTTCCTGCACAACTGGGCACCCGGCAAGGCGGCCCACCTCCGCCTGGACGCGGACGACCTCGCCCGGGTGAGTCCCGCGCTGGTGTACGCCCGGGCGTCCGGCTGGGGCGAGGCGCTCGGCCCCCGCCCGCCGCTCGGCACCGACTACCTCGTCCAGGCCCACAGCGGCCTCGCCGCCGCCCTCCGCCCCGCCGACGAGCCGCCCGCGCCGTCCCTGATGACCCTCACCGACGTCCTCGGCGGTCTGGTCTGCGCGCAGGCCGTCCTCGCGGCGCTGCTGGAACGGCTGCGCACCGGACGGGGGCAGCGCGCCGACTCCTCGCTGTACTCCGCCGCCGCGCTCGTCCCACGCGGGAAACGGCGTGCCCGCTGGGGCCCGTACGACCGGCCGCTGGCCACCGGCGACGGACATCTGTGGCTGGGACCCGAGGCCCGTGCCCACCCCGAGCGCGTCGCCCCGCGCGCTGGGCGCCGGAGCCACGGCCGACCCCGCCGCGCACGCCCGCACCCTTCGCGGCGCCGTACTGCTGCCCCGGCTGGCGGCGGCCGGCGTCCCCGCGACCCCTGTGTGCGCCGACCTCGCGGCCCTCGCCCGCGACCCCCGCTTCGCTCCCGCGCTCGGTACCGGCGTGTACGCCTTCCCCCGTGCCCCCTGGGAGTTCGCATGAGGCGCGCGTGGAGATCCGCCGCCGGTGTGGAGATCCGCGACCTGGTGCCCGCCGCGCTGCGCCGCACCTGGGTCGCGCGAGGCCACTGCCCGGACCGCGACCTCTACTCCCTCTTCGCCGCCCACGTGCGCGCCCACCCCACCCGCACGGCCGTCGTCGACGCGGCGGGTGCCCTCGACTACGCCCGTCTGGACGCCGACGTGCGCCACCTCGCCGGCCGGCTGGCCGAGCAGGGGCTCGGCGCGCGCGACATCATCGCCGTCCGCGTGCCCAACGGGCGCCGCGCGGTGGCCGCGGAACTCGCCGTCGCGGCACTCGGCGCCGTCGCCCTGCCCTACCCGCCCGGGCACGGCAGCCGGGGCCCCGCGAGCCTCCTCGCCCGCTCCCGGGCCCGCGCGGTGATCGTCGAGCACGCCCGTGACGCGGTGCCGGACGCCCACCTCCCGCATCTGGAGGCGGTGTTCTCCTGGGGAGAACCGGCACACCCGAAAGGCGTCCGGCTCACCGCCCCCGCGCGGGAACCGTTCCGGCCCCGACCGGTCGACGCGGAGGCCCCCGCCCGCATCCTGGTCTCCTCCGGGTCCGAGGCCGAGCCGAAAATGGTCGCCTACTCCCACAACGCGATGGCCGGCGGGCGCGCCGCCTACCTGCGCGCCCTGTCCTGCGGCGACCCCGACGGGATGCGCAACCTCGTCCTCGTCCCGCTCGCCTCCTCCTTCGGCTCGCTCGGCACGTCCGTGACGGTGGCCGCCCTCGGCGCCACCCTGCTCGTCCAGGACGCGCCCGACGCGCGGGAGGCGCTGCGGATGCTCACCACGCACCGCCCGACGCACGTCTTCGGCGTGCCCACGATGCTGCGCCGGCTCGCCGAGCAGCCCCCGCCGCCCGACGAGGATCTGAGCGGGCTGCGCGCCCTGGTCTCCAGCGGCGCCGCCCTCCCCGAGGCCACGGCGGCGTTGTGCGCACGCCGGTTCGGGCGCCCGGTCGTCACCGTCTACGGCTCCTCCGACGGCGTCAACTGCCACACCGCCGCCACCGGGCTGTCCCCGGAGACCGGCACCGGCCTGCCCGACCCCGCCGTCACGGACATCCGCGTCACCCCCGGCACCGGCGAGATCCTCGCCCGGGGCCCCATGACCCCGCTCTGCTACGTGGCGGCACCCGACCTCGACTCGCGGTACCGCACCCCGGGCGGCTGGGTCCGCACCGGCGACCGGGGCCGCCTGGACGCGCACGGCAGGCTCCACGTGCTCGGCCGCCTCCGGCAGATGGTCGTACGCGGCGGCTACACCATCAGCCCCGCCGAGGTCGAACAGGCGCTCGCCGGCCATCCCTCGGTGGCCGAGACCGCCTGTGTCGGCGTGCCCGACGAGGAGCTGGGCGAACGCCTGTGCGCCTGTGTGCGGGAGCCGCCGGGCGCGCCCGCCGTCACCCTGGAGGACCTCACCGACTTCCTGGAGACCGCGTGCGGACTGGAGCGCCGCAAACTGCCCGAACTGCTGCTGAGGGTGCCCGAGATGCCGCTCGGCCCCACCGGCAAGGTCTGCCGCCCCACCCTGGCCCGGCTCGCGGCCACCCGAGCCACCCGCCCCGGGGTGCCGCACACTGGAGAGCATGAGCAGGTCTGA